The stretch of DNA CGGCAAGGGCGTCGTCCGCCGCGAGGGCAGCAACGTCGCGCTGCTGGTGTTCGGCGTCCAGCTGGCCGACGCCCTGCGTGTCGGCGAAGCGCTCGACGCCACGGTTGTCGATATGCGATTCGTTAAACCGTTGGACCAAGCGCTGGTTCGCCAGATGGCTAACAGCCACGAGCTGCTGGTGACGATCGAAGAGAACAGCATCATGGGCGGTGCCGGCAGTGCAGTAAGTGAATACCTTGCTGCCGAGAACCTGCAGAAGCCGATCCTTCATCTGGGCCTGCCTGACTATTACGTCGAGCATGCCAAGCCCAGCGAGATGCTCAACGAATGTGGGCTCGATGCGGCCGGTATCGAAGCGGCAATCCGAACGCGACTGGCTCAGATCTAACGTTCAAACGGGTGGGTACCACGCGGCTATCGAGCAGCATGCTCCCGTTCATCGCTGTGGCGGATGCGCGCGGGCCGTTGCACCTCACCCGCTCCGGGCGCATCTAGCCCGCCATTCTGACCGCAACATTCTTCTGCAACCACGGGCTTTGCTTGTTTTTCTTCCGAGCAGCCCTTAAGGTTCCCGCGATTTCTTATCCGCCCAGGTGTGCACGACCGCAAGGTCCGCATTAAACGGGAAGCCGGTGCGCTCCAACGAGCAAGGCCGGCGCTGCCCCCGCAACGGTAATCGACCGTGATCGCACGATCACCGCCCGCTCAACCGCCACTGTGCTTAGCATGGGAAGGCGAGCGAGGTGCGAGTCGAAAGCCCGGAGACCGGCCTGGCGGATTCGACTGGTGTTGCGGAGGGCAGCACCGTCAAGCGCTGCTGCCCGTCATCCCCGCGCTTGTTCCTGCCCTCCTCAAAAGTCTGCGATCTTTTGAGGAATTCCAAGAATGAAACTGTCCCGACTTGCGCTGGCCGTGGCGCTGCTGCCGAGTGTGCAGGTGTTTGCTACTGAGCTGACACGTGAAGAAGCGTTGAAACTGTCCGATACGGTGGTTTCCGCGAACCGCGAACCGCAACGCCGCAGCCAGACCCCGGCCGCCACTACCGTCTTCAACCGAGACGATATCGAGCGGTTGCAGGTGCGCAGCGTTGCCGAACTGCTGGAGCGTGTGCCGGGCGTAAGCATCGCCCGTACCGGCGGAGCGGGAAGCCTTACCAGCCTGTTCGTGCGCGGAACCGCCAGCACCCAGACCCTGGTTCTGGTCGACGGTCAGCGTATCGCCGCTGCGTCAAGCGGCACCAACAGCCTCGAATTTCTCAGCCGCGATCAGATCGAACGGATCGAAGTCGTACGCGGCCCGCGGTCTGCGCTGTATGGCTCGGATGCCATCGGCGGGGTGGTGCAGATCTTCACTCGCCAAGGCAGCGGTCAGGAGCTTGCACCAGAGGTCCGCTTCGGCGCGGGAAGCAACGGCACCTTCGAGCGCAGCCTGAGCCTCTCCGGGGGTAATGGCCAAACTCGTTTTAACCTTGGCGCTGGGCTGGATGAAACTCAAGGTATCGACGCGACGCGCGATAGCTTCGGCGCCAATGGAGATGACGACGGCTACCGCAATCGCTCGCTCAGCCTGAACCTTGCGCACCGTTTTAATGATCAGCTTGAGGCGGGTGTCAGCGCGCTGGATCAGCGAGGCGAACTTGAGTTCGACGACACGTTCGACGGCTTTCAGCCAACAGTAGATTTTCAGCTGAGCAGCATCGCCGGGTTCGTGGACGCTGAACTCAATGATGTCTGGAACAGCCGCTTCGAGGTCGGACACAGCGAGGATAAGCGAGACACCGGAAACGACAGCCCACTGGCTCCCCCCTATTTGTTCTTCAGCTACTCGACCTATCGTGACTCGGCCAGCTGGGTAAACACGCTTCAGCTCGACCCGACTCATCAGTTATTGCTCGGTGCCGATTGGCATGAGGACCAGCTGCACAGTTCGAGCGACTTTGCCCAGGATTCACGTTGGAACCAGGCAGCCTTCATCCAGCACCGCTATACCGGCAACGCGTTCTCGACGGAGATTGGGCTGCGCCACGACAAGAACGAACAGTACGGCAGTGAGAACACTTGGAACGCGGCGCTTACCGTACCGCTGGATACCCGCAATAACGTGGTCGTTTCCTACAGCGAGGGCTTCCGCGCCCCGACGTTCAACGAACTTTATGACTCGTGGTACGGGAATCCCGACCTCGCGCCCGAAAAATCCAAGAGCTACGAGCTGCAATGGCGCAACCGCTATAGCGAAAGCGGCTCGCTGGAATTGTCGCTGTACCGCACTGACATTGAGGACGCCATCGTCTCGGACGCCTTCTGGATTCCTCAGAATGTCCAGACCGCGCGGATCAATGGCCTGGAGGCCACTCTCCGGCAGGACGCGTTCGGCTGGCAGACCAGCCTCGCTGCCGGCCTCATCGACCCACGCGATCGCGATAGCGGTCATACACTCGCCCGTCGCGCCAAGCGCACGCTGAGCCTGGACCTGGACCGTCAGCTTGGCGCGTTTTCGATAGGCGCCGGCTTGAGAGCCGTCAGCGGTCGCTATGACGACGCGGACAACGACATCGAAATGGGTGGATATGGTCTGGTAGGGCTACGCGGCAGCTGGCATGCCAATCAGGAATTAAAGCTCGACTTGAAGCTGGATAACCTATTCGACAAGGACTATGCCGAAGCGACCTACAGCACCGCCAACGGACGCTACGGCTACAACACCGAAGGCCGCACCGCGCTGTTCGCCGTCACCTGGACTCCCTCGCTGTAATCGCGTCTACCGGCGCGCCCGCTCAGGGCGCTGCCGCCATCACGTCGCAGAGCTTCCCGATCGCATCAAGCATCTGGAAGCTCGGACGCTCCAGTCCCGTGTCGGGCACTTCCCATAATTGATCCTTACGTACGGCAGCCAGCTGCGGCCATTTTTTCCATTCCGCGAGCTGCGCACCGCTGCCGGCGAGGATTACATCGGGGTTACGTGCAAGCACCGACTCGATACTGACCTGAGGTGCCGGCAGGCTTAGGTCGGCGAAAACGTTGCGCCCGCCACAGACCTCGATCGCCTCACTGATGATCTGCCGACCGCCAAGGGTATACAGCGGCCGATTCCAAATCTGATAGAACACGGCCAACGGCTGG from Pseudomonas sp. DNDY-54 encodes:
- a CDS encoding TonB-dependent receptor domain-containing protein, yielding MKLSRLALAVALLPSVQVFATELTREEALKLSDTVVSANREPQRRSQTPAATTVFNRDDIERLQVRSVAELLERVPGVSIARTGGAGSLTSLFVRGTASTQTLVLVDGQRIAAASSGTNSLEFLSRDQIERIEVVRGPRSALYGSDAIGGVVQIFTRQGSGQELAPEVRFGAGSNGTFERSLSLSGGNGQTRFNLGAGLDETQGIDATRDSFGANGDDDGYRNRSLSLNLAHRFNDQLEAGVSALDQRGELEFDDTFDGFQPTVDFQLSSIAGFVDAELNDVWNSRFEVGHSEDKRDTGNDSPLAPPYLFFSYSTYRDSASWVNTLQLDPTHQLLLGADWHEDQLHSSSDFAQDSRWNQAAFIQHRYTGNAFSTEIGLRHDKNEQYGSENTWNAALTVPLDTRNNVVVSYSEGFRAPTFNELYDSWYGNPDLAPEKSKSYELQWRNRYSESGSLELSLYRTDIEDAIVSDAFWIPQNVQTARINGLEATLRQDAFGWQTSLAAGLIDPRDRDSGHTLARRAKRTLSLDLDRQLGAFSIGAGLRAVSGRYDDADNDIEMGGYGLVGLRGSWHANQELKLDLKLDNLFDKDYAEATYSTANGRYGYNTEGRTALFAVTWTPSL